The DNA region GCACTTATTACATGCCGTCACCAGGTTTTCCCAGGTATCTCCACCCTGCCGGCTGCGCGGCATCACATGATCAAGGGTCAGGTCTGAATGGCTGCCGCAATACTGGCACGTATTATTATCCCTTTTCATAATATTTCTCCGGGACAATACAATTCGTTTATAGGGAAGGTTGATATAGCGCCGCAGCCGGATCACCGATGGATAAGAGTAGTGATCATCGATCGTTCGGATCTTTCGATGCGGATCGTCGTGCAGAAGTTCAGCCTTTTCAAGAAACAGTAATTTCACGGAACGTTGTACGGAACAAACGCTCAAGGGCTGATAATCTTGATTGAGTACTAATACGCCGCTGTTCATCGATAGATATTTTAAACTCCGTTAGCCTGTCCGGTTTTCAACGCAGTACAGACAGCACTAATTATGTACCATTTTTTTCAAAATATCAACCAAAAAAATAGTTTATCAGTTCTTCGAGAATAACCGGGTTAATTGCAACGGCGATAATAATGGAAATAATCAGCCCAATAATAGCATATGCAGCGTCTTTTGAGATCAGAACAAAAGCCTGTTGAACCGGTCGCCCTCTCCCTTTTGCATCGGTAATACTCATGGCAATTTCCCGGCCGGCAAGCAGCCCGATAAACACCCAGGTGGTGCTCATAGGTATCACACTGATGGTTTTGAAGTAATAAAGAATGGCCGCGTATACTCCATCTATCACTGTTGCGGAGCGAACATCCGTTACGTACGATTTTTCTGTTACAATCTGCTGAATGCGATCACCACGCAGGTAAAACAGAATGCCCAGGCCAAAAAATATAAACCCTGTAAATACCAGGAATGATGAAACCCCAAGACTTCTGGGGAGATACACTGCAATATTGGCCGCATCCTGCATCAGCCATACCGCCCACAATATACCGCTGACCACCCATTGCAGCGGACGCCAAAATGCACCTGCCGGACCACTGAAAAGCCGTTTGAGAACTTTATGCAAGCCCAGCCAAATAACAATAGCCACAATAAATGCGATAAAATAACCAGACAAACTTTTGTACAGAACATCCGCTATTCCTGTTGTAGTGGCAGCAAAAGCACTCAGCAGTAGAAATGTTGTGGAGACCGGCATTTTCAGCCGTGTGAGAATCAGCAGAAAAAGGGGCGCTGCAACTTGCAAAAACTTAAATGAAACCGGGGCTTCATCGAACCCGCGTGATGTGAGCCTTTCATAGGTAACATCTCCGCTGTAAGTATACCAGCTGTAGAAAACCGTAACGATGAAAATTCCGCCGATCCATAACCAGAGCAGCCACCACTTTTTGTCAGCATTCGAAGCCAGAAACGTTCCGATTGTTTGAATACTGTCGTTTGCGATGGCAGAATATGCAGCGAAGAAAAAGCCTAACCACATGGCCACCTGCGGGGTATCGTAAAAAATCCCTGAAATGATAAAGAAAAAGCCAAGCAACAGGAGAAATCTTCTCTCTTCCCAGATCCACTCCGCAATGCTTGCCGGCAAAAGACTCATCAGTCCTCTCATGAATCTTCTCAATCCCGGCGATTTCTTATTTCCCATCTGTATACTTTTGTGCTTTATAAAGCTTACTAAAATACAATCTGAATATTAAGAGAATGTTATGAATCACCCGATATACAAGTTCAGATTTAATTTAACTGGCCGATAATTGCTTACAAAGTAACACGCATATTTTTCAAAACAGAGCTTCACTATTGACAGAAAGGTCTGTATTTTTTCATCCTGTTGTCTAACAAAAAAAATAACCCTGAACGCGCAAAAAAGCGCTACCATATTAATAGATTTATGAGTAACAAATCGTCGAGTAACCCATCGATATATAAAGAACCTGGCCCAAAGCTGGATAAAGAGTCCCCTTTTGAATCTATGATGGAGCGATTTCGTTTCGCGGCAGATCTTCTGCAGCTCGACGACGGAATGTTTCAGTACCTTGCCAGCCCTGTGAAGCAGGTTATCGTATCAATTCCTGTTGTTATGGATGACGGCAGAATTAAAGTTTTTGAAGGATTCCGGGTTATTCATGATAACGTTTTAGGCCCGTCAAAAGGCGGAATTCGATTTGCCCCGGATGTTAACCTTAATGAAGTGAAAGCTCTCGCTGCATGGATGACCTGGAAATGCGCTGTTGTGAATGTCCCCTTCGGCGGAGCAAAAGGCGGAATTCGATGTAACCCCAAAGAGCTTTCTAAAAATGAACTGGAACGCCTCACTCGGCGGTACACAGCCAATCTCCTTGAAGTTTTTGGGCCTGATCGCGATATCCCCGCCCCTGACATGAATACGGATGAGCAGGTGATGGCTTGGATTATGGACACCTACAGCATGAATTCCCTGAGAACAGAAACCGCAGTGGTAACCGGGAAACCGATCATTTTGGGAGGATCTCAGGGCAGAAAAGAGGCAACCGGCCGGGGAGTTGTTACGGTTACACTTGCAGCGCTGAGCAAGATGGGTATCATGCCAAATAAAACATCTGTAGTAGTGCAGGGCTTCGGTAATGTAGGTTCCGTTTCGGCAGAGCTGATGTACGAACAAGGCGCAAAAATAATCGCAATAAGCGATATTTCAGGCGGTTACTTTAATGCCAGTGGAATTGATATACCTGATGCGATCTCCTACATGAGTTCAAATAACCGTTCCCTTGAAGGGTACCCTGGAGCTGAAAGAATAACCAATGAAGAGCTGCTCGAACTGCAGTGTGATGTTTTGATTCCTGCAGCTAAAGAGGATCAAATCAGCCGGCATAACGCCCATAAAATTAAGGCAAAAATAGTGGCGGAAGGTGCAAATGGCCCTGTAACTGCAAATGCCGATTCAATTCTTGAAGAGAACGGCGTGATGGTTATTCCCGATATTCTTGCAAATGCCGGGGGCGTTACGGTTTCTTACTTTGAATGGGTGCAGGATCGCCAGGGATATTTCTGGACGGAAGAGCGCGTAAACCGCCGGCTCAACAGAATGATGAGAAGTGCCTTCGACAACCTGTATGGCGTTTGCGGGCAGCATAATATTACCATGCGGCAGGCAGCATACGTTTATGCAATCGACAGAGTGGCTGAAACACTGAAACTTCGCGGAATTTACGCCTGATCATTCACGTTCTGGCAGTGCACAATCTTGTGTAAATATCGCAGTAAAATTTATTATTTTGGGTAGGTACTTTTTAAAGTTCCTACCCATTTCAGCGGCTCAATTTTATAAAAATGAATAAAACGTTTCACCTGAATCTGAAATCCACTTTCCGGGAGTCGGAGAAAATACCCGATTTCGTCGACTCAATACGTGATGATTGCAGCCTTGATGAAACGTCATGCGAAACATTTAAACTTGTCCTTAGCGAAGCTGTAAGCAATGCCATTTTCCACGGGAATAAAGAGGATGAAAACAAAACGGTGGATATTACCGTGGAAGTAACCAATCATACCATCAGTGCTGATGTGATTGACCAGGGGGAAGGTTTTGATCCTGATGAAAGAAAAAACCCATTAAAAGAAGAGAACCTGCTCGATACCAGCGGCAGAGGAGTTTTTCTAATCCGGGAGCTTGCAGATCATACAGAATTCAAAAAAGAGGGACGACACCTCCATTTCCGGGTTGATTTTGAAGATAACCCATCCGGCACTGACTAACCCGCTTCATTTGATTACTGAAACAACAATTCCAGCTCACCACTCAGATTAAGCAGTGCGGTTTCCGCAACTTTTGCCTCAAATCGTGCACTCACCAGCCGGTCTTCAGCCGCGAGAAGAGTTCTCTGAGCTTCCCGAAATTCAAGTGAACTAATTGATCCCAGCCTGAAACGTTCCAGTGCGATATCGAGTGTCTCCTCGGCATTCACAAAGTTTTCTTCCTCAAGGTCCAGTAGCTCAAGGCTGTTCTGATAGGTTCTGAATGTTGCGAGAAACTGTGATTCAAGCCTTAGCTTGTCAGACTCATACGCAAGTTCCGCATTTTTACGATTGATATGCGCATTTTGCACCCGCCTGTTGGTATTGAATCCATCAAAAATGTTTATTCGTGCCGTAAGTCCAACTCTCAACCCGCGAGCTTCATTAAATCGAAAAAACCCGCCATCGTTTTCTGCTCTGTCGTAATAATATGAACTGTTAAAGGATATCTCAGGGTATCTTTCACCCCGAAGTTCTCTGATTTCATATCTTGTAATATCTTTCTGCAGCCTGGCCAGTGAAAGTTCCGCATTCTCAGCCATCAGTTTTTGATAAAGCTCTTCTTGCGACAAAAATCTGTTAAGCGATATATTCCTTGATACATCGTACTCCGTGTGGGGATCACGAGCAAGCAGCTCATTCAGCGATATTTTCGCTTCTGAGAGCCGGTTCAGTTCACGAAAACGAGCCGAACGGTCTTCATTTAAATCCGACCTTGCCTGGAGCAGATCATATTCTGAACCTGAACCGATCTCCACCTTGGCTTCTTCAATCTCAATTCGCTCCTGTGACACTTCGAGATTACTTTCCAGGTTTATTACCTGTTCACTTATTCTAACGATTTCGAAGTATTGAAGGGCAATATCTGTGATCAGATTTTCCATACTCAGGCGAAGCTCCTCATCGCTGATCTCTTCAAGAACTCCAAGCCTGTTGTACCCGGCAAACATTCTTAGGCCATCAAATAGAGTCCAGTTTAGCTCCACAGCAGCATTTGTACTTGTATTACGCGCATCCCGATTCTCCTGAACAGAGCCGTCTGCAAACTCCTGATCGCTGTCTTCCATCGTTTCAACCCGTGATGCACTTGCTCCAACTACCGGAAAAAAACCTGCATTTCCGAGTGACCTGTTATTTGATGCCTGCTCCAGCAGATTTCTCGAAATCTGAATGTTATAATTATTCTCAAGCCCCTGCTGAACGGCTTCTTCAAGCGTTAGCACATTCTGTGCAGATACCGTTTGCAGCTGTATACTAATGGATGTGATTACGGCCAACAGCAATAGCAGAATTAATCGAATCATATAGTGGCAGGTTCTAATTTATCATCAGCTTTCAGCGCTTCTTCCATGATCTCTTTTTTGGCTTGTTTATCAGTGGCAAAGTAGCTGTATATGGCGGGGATGATATAGAGGGTAAGAAAACTGCCAATCAGCAGTCCGCCAATCACGGCAATACCCATAGAAGTTCGGCTTTCTGCGCCGGCACCTAATGCCAGGGCGATGGGCAATATACCCAGTATTGTAGAAATTGTTGTCATCAGAATTGGGCGGAACCGAACTGCGGAAGCGTCCAGAATTGCATCCATGACATTCATTCCCTGCTCCTGCCGCTGATTTGCAAATTCTACAATCAGAATTCCATTTTTGGCGATCAGACCAATCAGCATGATGATACCAATCTGACTGAAGATGTTCAGTGTTTGGCCAAAATACCAGAGTGAAAGCAGCGTACCAAAAATTGCCAGAGGAACAGTAAAAAGTATGATAAATGGATCTCTGAAACTTTCGAATTGTGCGGCAAGAACCAGGTAGATCAACACTATGGCGATCATAAAAATAAACTGCAGGCTGGCTGCACTTTCAGCAAAATCTCGTGAGGGACCGGCCAGATCCGTTGTAATAGCACCGGGAAGAATCTCATCGGCAATTTCGTTCATCGCGTCGATACCGTCTCCAATGGTATATCCCGGTGTTAATCCTGCAGATATCGTCGCCGAATTAAATCGGTTAAATCTGAATAGCTGCGGCGGTGAGCTTGTTTCGGTTAGCGTAACTAAGTTATCAAGCTGAATTAAATTGCCATTATTGTTTCGAACGTAGATGGTGCGAAGGTCAACCGGTTCATTCCGGAACTGCCGCTCCATCTGTCCGATCACATCATACTGCTTGCTGTCCATGATGAAGAAACCGAACCGGTTCCCTGAAAGAGAGAGTTGCAGTGTCTGAGCGATATCACGAACAGATACACCCAGTGCTCTTGCCCTTTCTCTGTCGATATTAATCTCCAGTTCGGGCTGGTTAAATTTGAGATTTACATCAGCAAATGTAAAAGCGTCGTGTTGATTGGCCCTCTGCAGAAATTCCGGTATCACATCTTCGAGCTGCCCCAGATTTTGTGCCTGAAGTACGTATTGCACCGGTAATCCGCCACCGCGTCCGCCGATTGATTGCGGTTCAGATACAAATGTTTGTGCACCGGTAAGCCCACCCAGAAGTTCCGTGAGGTGATTTGCAATCTCGGTTTGTGTGCGGTCACGCTCACTTGGATCTACAAGCGTAACAAATCCAAAAGCAGAGTTGATGGACCCAGCCGCGCCAAAACCAGGAGATGTAACCGTATTGATGGCATGCAGTTCAGGTACATTTTCACGAACCGTTTCAATAATTTGGTCAACGTAGTTATCCATGTATTCAAAAGATGCCCCCTCAGGTGCTGTAGCTGAAATTCTCATCTGGCTTCTGTCCTCAAGAGGCGCAAGTTCCTGCGGAATATTTGCGAATAACAGAACCGTAAGTCCAATGGCAGCTGCCATGACTAAAAATGCGGTCCAGCGTAATTTCATGAACGCTACCAATGAATTTTTGTAGGCTTGATTTATCCAGACAAAAAAGGGCTCGGTCATTTCGTAAAACCTGTTTTTCTCGGCACCTTTGGATAAAATTTTAGTAGCCAGCATCGGGGTGAGTGTCAATGCCACAAACGATGAAATGATAACAGCACCTGCGATGGCAACACCAAATTCACGAAAAAGCCGGCCCGTGGTCCCACCTAAAAACAGGATCGGCATGAAAACTGAAACGAGAGAAAGGGATGTTGCTACAACCGCAAAGAAGATCTCTTTAGAACCGAGAATTCCGGCTTCAATTGGCTTGAGCCCCTGCTCCATCTTTGCATAGATATTTTCAAGAACAACAATGGCGTCATCCACTACGAGACCTATCGCAAGCACGATCGCAAGCATCGTCAGCACATTAATCGAAAATCCGGCAACATACATGATAAAAAACGTACCGATGAGTGCTATCGGGATCACAATAATCGGGATGAGAGTCGTGCGCCAGCTTCGCAGAAACAGGAAAATCACGGCAATAACCAGCGCCAGGGCGATAAATACCGTCTGCTGCACTTCGTTTACCGAATCCTGAATATATTCAGTGGTATTAAAGCCGATTGCAAGGTTGATATCATCATCCAAATCAGCTTCAATTCGCTCCAGTCTCACAAAAAATTCTTCAGCAATCTCAAGCTGATTTGTGCCTGGCTGGGGAATTGCAACCACACCAACCATGGGCACCCCATTCCTCTTAAGCACGGTTCGCATATTTTGCGCTTCAAGCTCGGCATAGCCAATGTCTCGAAAACGTACTGTGCTTCCGCCTTCATCTTTCACAATCAGGTTGCTGAACTCTTCAACAGTAGTGAGCCGCCCCATGGTTCGAACGGACAGTTCGGTGGTCATTCCTTCAATTCGTCCGCTTGGCAGCTCCACATTTTGGCCCTGCAGTGCGGTTTGAATATCCAGCGGAGTAATTCCGTAGGCCGCTAGTTTCATTGGATCCATCCACAACCGCATGGAGTATTCTTTTGCACCCCAGATTCGAATTTCGCTCACTCCGGCAATGGTTTGAAGCCGCTCTTTAAATACCCGGTCGGCGATATCGGTGAGATCCAGCAGATCCCTTCGGTCGCTGTTCACATTCAGAAAAATAATGGGAAAAGAATCGGCATCGGCTTTGCGAACAGTAGGCGGATCAGCATCGGGCGGCAGGTTTCGCTGTGCTGATGCCACGCGATCCCGAACATCATTGGCTCCGGCTTCAAGGTCCACTTCGAGATCAAACTCAACCGTAATCGTGCTTTGCCCCTCCCGGCTGACACTTGTAAGCGTACGGATTCCGGCCACCGCATTGATCGACTCTTCAAGCGGTTCGGTAATCTGGGATTCAATTACATCGGCATTCGCACCAATGTAGGATGTGGAAACGGTGACGATCGGCGGGTCGACAGAAGGATATTCTCGAACTCCCAGGTAGAAAAAAGAGATCACGCCAAATAGCACAATGACAATAGACATGACCGATGCCAGAACCGGCCTTCGGATACTCAGGGAGGATATTCGGCTCATTGCTCACTCCCCCTTCGAACTTCAGCCAGCTCGAGGTCCATCCCCTGCCTTGCCTGAAGAATTCCGGTTGTAAGTACGGTATCACCCGGTGAAACGCCTTCTATAATTTGAATTCGGTTACTCGTTCGGATTCCGGTTCGAACTCTTACCTCTTCAACTTTTCCGTTTCGGGACAGATACACTTTCTGGGCATTCAATTCGGGAACCAAAGCGATGGATGGGATAAGAATTGCATCATCAATTTCATCCAGAATAAGTTCAATATTGGCAAATGCGCCGGGAAAAAGAAGCTGACCACTATTACCGCTTAAAGCCCGGACCTGAAGAGTTCGGGTTTCGGTATTAATTCGCGGTTCTATGGCATACACTTCGCCAGCAAATGTGGAGTCGTAGCCCTGTACGTTAAACTGAATTTTATCGCCGACATCCACACGGGCCAGGTAGCGCTCCGGGATTGAAAAATCGATTTTTATCGGATCGATCTCCTGCAAGGTGGCAATTCTTGTGCCGGGACTGATATAACTTCCCGTACTGATATATTTTAAACCCACTTTCCCCGAAAATGGAGCTTTCAATTCGGTTTGATCAATTCGGGCCCCAATCAGTTCGATCTCGGAACGCAGTACATTTACTTCATTCAGCGTTGCATCGTACTCATCCTGGCTGATTCCTCCCCTCTCCAGGAGCCGGGTCTGACGCTCCTCTCGCTGTTCTGCAAGATTCAGACGATATTGAGCCCGCGACTTCTCAGCCTGCAGTTCACTGTCGTTAATTTTCAATAGCAGATCTCCCTGCTCCACTTCCCGGCCCTCTTCAAAATAAACGCCGGTTACGAGACCCGAAATCTCTGCCGTAAGATCTACGATTTCATTGGCTTCAAGCGTACCGGTTGAGAAGATTCTGTCTTCGATGGTTTCTGTTTCCATAACCACCGCTTCGGCCCTCAGCACATCGGCAGAACGTTGTTGCTGCATACCGTTTTCACCATTCTGTCCTGAAGGAGAACTGAAAAGTGGTTTTACTTTCGGATAGGCTAATGCTCCGAAAACAAGTAGAATTATTGTAATGGCGATAACGCGTTTGGTAACTTTACCCATGTAAAAAAATGAATTGCTATAAAGTCGTGAAATTCCAACGTTCTAAATTAGCATATAGTTCTGACTCATTAGAACGTGTTATGTAAAATATTGTAGTTTACCCGGATGGCTGCATACTTCATTATTCAGGAAACGAAAATTCCCCTTTCGAATTGCGGAATATTTAGATTTTTCCTTTCTGAACACCGATAGTTCATTACATAAAGAAAAGGCGGCCATGATTTCTCATAACCGCCTTCTAATTCCTGGTACTCATTTGCCCGAAAGTTATGCAAGCTGAGCGTCAAGCTGTTTCTTAATCTGGGCTTTAGGCACAGCGCCAACAATCTGATCCACTACTTCTCCGTCTTTGAAGATCAGTAGTGCAGGAATACTGCGAATTCCATATTTCACGGATGTTTCAGGGTTGTTGTCTACATTAACTTTACCAACTTTGGCCTTCCCTTCATATTCGCCCGCAATTTCATCAACAACAGGGCCAACCATCCTGCAGGGGCCGCACCATTCCGCCCAAAAATCAACCAAAACCGGCTGACTGTTACTTTCTACTTCATCTGAAAAATTATCGTCTGTAAACTCTACTGTATTACTCATTGTTATGTCCTTTTTTTAGTGTTTGATACAATATCGCAAATAATTTTGGATTATACTTATAACGATCTCCTATGCTATTTATCACGAAATGTTATGGATGGAATACCGGAGTCACTTCAGCCTACCCAGACGGCAAATGCAGACGTCAGCCTGGGACCCGAACCGGTCGAAGCAGGAGCTTCGAACTACTTTTCACTTCTGCCTTTTCACTTTTTACAACTTCAGACCTGCCAGGAATCCCGAAATACGCCGGATACTCTTGCAGGTCTTCAGATTTTACTCAAATAAAATCGTTTTGTGCCTGTAAATGAAAACTCTTTCCTCCAGCACCAGTTTCAGTGCACGGGTCAAAACCTGTTTCTCCACATCCTGTCCTGCCTGCGCCATCCCTTTGGCGGTATAGGTATGATTCACCGGCATCACATCCTGGGCGATAATCGGGCCTTCGTCAAGATCTTCGGTGACAAAATGAGCTGTCGCCCCAATAATTTTCACCCCGCGGTCATACGCCTGCTGGTACGGTGATGCACCTATAAATGCCGGCAAAAACGAGTGATGGATATTGATGATGCGATTGGGAAACTGCTTTACGAAACCGGGCGTGAAGATCCGCATATATTTTGCCAGGACCAGGTACTCCGGATCGTACGGAGCTATCGCTTCTAAAATCTTCTCTTCGTGCTGCTCGCGTGACAGATCGCCCACCGGTACATGATGAAACGGAATATTGAACGATTCGGCCAGGGATCGCAGATGATCATGATTGCTTACCACTGCCCTCACATCCGATTCCAGCTCCCCATACCGGTTCTTGAGCAGGATCTCACCCAGGCAGTGCGGCTCTTTGGTCGCCAAAATCACAAGCGGATTTTTCCGCAGAATCGCAACGCGAACGGTGGCGTTATTAGGCAATACACTGTTCAGCTCAGATTCAATCTCATCACTCCATCCGTTTCCCTCCACCATTGTGCGCATAAAAAAGGTGTTTGAATACTGATCCACAAACTCCTGGTTCGCGGTCACATTCAGATTATGCTTATAGATTACTTTGGTGATATTGTAGATCAGCCCTTTCTCATCGGGGCATTCAATCAGTATAATTCGATCCGGCATTGGTTTTTTTAGCTCTGT from Rhodohalobacter sp. SW132 includes:
- the trxA gene encoding thioredoxin, whose translation is MSNTVEFTDDNFSDEVESNSQPVLVDFWAEWCGPCRMVGPVVDEIAGEYEGKAKVGKVNVDNNPETSVKYGIRSIPALLIFKDGEVVDQIVGAVPKAQIKKQLDAQLA
- a CDS encoding efflux RND transporter periplasmic adaptor subunit, with product MGKVTKRVIAITIILLVFGALAYPKVKPLFSSPSGQNGENGMQQQRSADVLRAEAVVMETETIEDRIFSTGTLEANEIVDLTAEISGLVTGVYFEEGREVEQGDLLLKINDSELQAEKSRAQYRLNLAEQREERQTRLLERGGISQDEYDATLNEVNVLRSEIELIGARIDQTELKAPFSGKVGLKYISTGSYISPGTRIATLQEIDPIKIDFSIPERYLARVDVGDKIQFNVQGYDSTFAGEVYAIEPRINTETRTLQVRALSGNSGQLLFPGAFANIELILDEIDDAILIPSIALVPELNAQKVYLSRNGKVEEVRVRTGIRTSNRIQIIEGVSPGDTVLTTGILQARQGMDLELAEVRRGSEQ
- a CDS encoding ATP-binding protein, with the translated sequence MNKTFHLNLKSTFRESEKIPDFVDSIRDDCSLDETSCETFKLVLSEAVSNAIFHGNKEDENKTVDITVEVTNHTISADVIDQGEGFDPDERKNPLKEENLLDTSGRGVFLIRELADHTEFKKEGRHLHFRVDFEDNPSGTD
- a CDS encoding Glu/Leu/Phe/Val dehydrogenase produces the protein MSNKSSSNPSIYKEPGPKLDKESPFESMMERFRFAADLLQLDDGMFQYLASPVKQVIVSIPVVMDDGRIKVFEGFRVIHDNVLGPSKGGIRFAPDVNLNEVKALAAWMTWKCAVVNVPFGGAKGGIRCNPKELSKNELERLTRRYTANLLEVFGPDRDIPAPDMNTDEQVMAWIMDTYSMNSLRTETAVVTGKPIILGGSQGRKEATGRGVVTVTLAALSKMGIMPNKTSVVVQGFGNVGSVSAELMYEQGAKIIAISDISGGYFNASGIDIPDAISYMSSNNRSLEGYPGAERITNEELLELQCDVLIPAAKEDQISRHNAHKIKAKIVAEGANGPVTANADSILEENGVMVIPDILANAGGVTVSYFEWVQDRQGYFWTEERVNRRLNRMMRSAFDNLYGVCGQHNITMRQAAYVYAIDRVAETLKLRGIYA
- the purU gene encoding formyltetrahydrofolate deformylase — translated: MPDRIILIECPDEKGLIYNITKVIYKHNLNVTANQEFVDQYSNTFFMRTMVEGNGWSDEIESELNSVLPNNATVRVAILRKNPLVILATKEPHCLGEILLKNRYGELESDVRAVVSNHDHLRSLAESFNIPFHHVPVGDLSREQHEEKILEAIAPYDPEYLVLAKYMRIFTPGFVKQFPNRIINIHHSFLPAFIGASPYQQAYDRGVKIIGATAHFVTEDLDEGPIIAQDVMPVNHTYTAKGMAQAGQDVEKQVLTRALKLVLEERVFIYRHKTILFE
- a CDS encoding efflux RND transporter permease subunit; translation: MSRISSLSIRRPVLASVMSIVIVLFGVISFFYLGVREYPSVDPPIVTVSTSYIGANADVIESQITEPLEESINAVAGIRTLTSVSREGQSTITVEFDLEVDLEAGANDVRDRVASAQRNLPPDADPPTVRKADADSFPIIFLNVNSDRRDLLDLTDIADRVFKERLQTIAGVSEIRIWGAKEYSMRLWMDPMKLAAYGITPLDIQTALQGQNVELPSGRIEGMTTELSVRTMGRLTTVEEFSNLIVKDEGGSTVRFRDIGYAELEAQNMRTVLKRNGVPMVGVVAIPQPGTNQLEIAEEFFVRLERIEADLDDDINLAIGFNTTEYIQDSVNEVQQTVFIALALVIAVIFLFLRSWRTTLIPIIVIPIALIGTFFIMYVAGFSINVLTMLAIVLAIGLVVDDAIVVLENIYAKMEQGLKPIEAGILGSKEIFFAVVATSLSLVSVFMPILFLGGTTGRLFREFGVAIAGAVIISSFVALTLTPMLATKILSKGAEKNRFYEMTEPFFVWINQAYKNSLVAFMKLRWTAFLVMAAAIGLTVLLFANIPQELAPLEDRSQMRISATAPEGASFEYMDNYVDQIIETVRENVPELHAINTVTSPGFGAAGSINSAFGFVTLVDPSERDRTQTEIANHLTELLGGLTGAQTFVSEPQSIGGRGGGLPVQYVLQAQNLGQLEDVIPEFLQRANQHDAFTFADVNLKFNQPELEINIDRERARALGVSVRDIAQTLQLSLSGNRFGFFIMDSKQYDVIGQMERQFRNEPVDLRTIYVRNNNGNLIQLDNLVTLTETSSPPQLFRFNRFNSATISAGLTPGYTIGDGIDAMNEIADEILPGAITTDLAGPSRDFAESAASLQFIFMIAIVLIYLVLAAQFESFRDPFIILFTVPLAIFGTLLSLWYFGQTLNIFSQIGIIMLIGLIAKNGILIVEFANQRQEQGMNVMDAILDASAVRFRPILMTTISTILGILPIALALGAGAESRTSMGIAVIGGLLIGSFLTLYIIPAIYSYFATDKQAKKEIMEEALKADDKLEPATI
- a CDS encoding HNH endonuclease; protein product: MKLLFLEKAELLHDDPHRKIRTIDDHYSYPSVIRLRRYINLPYKRIVLSRRNIMKRDNNTCQYCGSHSDLTLDHVMPRSRQGGDTWENLVTACNKCNVKKGNRTPDEANMQLKTLPYRPIHITFFQNLMNTVQDDWKPYLYM
- a CDS encoding TolC family protein codes for the protein MIRLILLLLLAVITSISIQLQTVSAQNVLTLEEAVQQGLENNYNIQISRNLLEQASNNRSLGNAGFFPVVGASASRVETMEDSDQEFADGSVQENRDARNTSTNAAVELNWTLFDGLRMFAGYNRLGVLEEISDEELRLSMENLITDIALQYFEIVRISEQVINLESNLEVSQERIEIEEAKVEIGSGSEYDLLQARSDLNEDRSARFRELNRLSEAKISLNELLARDPHTEYDVSRNISLNRFLSQEELYQKLMAENAELSLARLQKDITRYEIRELRGERYPEISFNSSYYYDRAENDGGFFRFNEARGLRVGLTARINIFDGFNTNRRVQNAHINRKNAELAYESDKLRLESQFLATFRTYQNSLELLDLEEENFVNAEETLDIALERFRLGSISSLEFREAQRTLLAAEDRLVSARFEAKVAETALLNLSGELELLFQ